One genomic region from Caldisalinibacter kiritimatiensis encodes:
- a CDS encoding accessory gene regulator ArgB-like protein, which yields MRKLAQNIADAIKQNDSNLTELQMKKIRFGMECLLNELSKFLIYLSVFTVFGVVKQYFVSVIFFGLLRGITGGYHEDTYWKCFRTTFILFIIIIFIGTKFSFNFQVSVLLILISLIISYIYAPVDHPNKPIISKKRRIALKYFSMIIIITLGGISFLLHNSLRNVAQLAIFFDSLMIVAGYYKNKSLK from the coding sequence ATGAGGAAGCTAGCACAGAATATAGCTGATGCTATCAAACAAAATGATTCAAATCTAACAGAACTGCAAATGAAAAAAATAAGATTTGGAATGGAATGTCTTTTAAATGAGCTTTCTAAATTTCTAATATATTTATCAGTATTTACGGTATTTGGAGTAGTAAAGCAATATTTTGTGTCAGTAATATTCTTTGGACTATTAAGAGGGATAACAGGAGGATATCATGAAGATACTTATTGGAAATGTTTTAGGACTACTTTCATACTTTTTATTATTATAATTTTTATAGGAACAAAATTTAGTTTTAACTTTCAAGTAAGTGTTTTATTGATTTTAATTTCATTAATTATATCATACATATATGCACCAGTTGACCATCCAAATAAGCCTATCATAAGTAAAAAAAGAAGGATAGCTTTAAAATATTTTTCAATGATTATAATTATTACTTTAGGGGGTATAAGTTTCTTATTACATAATTCTTTAAGAAATGTAGCTCAATTAGCAATTTTTTTCGATTCATTGATGATAGTGGCTGGGTATTATAAAAATAAAAGTTTAAAATAA
- a CDS encoding sensor histidine kinase encodes MIDYNLITEVLFSILESMNILIIYLLLTNRKDFINKNKLRITLFILCYAIFTFWIASSMPTGYHTIVIVVFSILILSFITNSPLFVSLISVIISSIYILIIELIVVLVATLFLNLSVNKIMDIPTVRLSLASISKVLELSIAVLIYKKRQSPLIKRFSTHYRTTAVYHSLLGAFFMGTFIFSLNYIVNSKTDIFLYEILLFILFIIYLALGILDQIERIKLIKIEKKFNLQKEYVNNLETIVNIIRREKHDFANHINTIYAMCMINKPNTVERIKKYLEKLSVNLKGSYHFYSTGNDYIDGLLAVKSNYAFENNINFEVDFEQPLTCISISDNDLISIISNIIDNAFEVLIHKPDDRVVSISTYIENQEFYLSIANNGEKIPKELLSKIFQDGFSTKKSNKEDHGFGLYIVKKLVSKNSGEITVSSNENETEFLIKFKVRSLEYEEASTEYS; translated from the coding sequence ATGATTGACTATAACTTAATAACTGAGGTTTTATTTTCTATATTAGAATCAATGAACATATTAATTATATATTTACTTTTAACTAATAGAAAGGATTTTATAAACAAAAACAAACTTAGAATTACTTTGTTTATATTGTGCTATGCTATATTTACATTTTGGATAGCATCCAGTATGCCTACGGGATATCATACTATTGTTATTGTAGTGTTTAGTATATTGATATTATCTTTTATTACTAATTCTCCATTATTTGTTTCTCTTATTTCTGTAATAATATCGTCTATTTACATACTTATTATTGAATTAATAGTTGTTTTAGTGGCAACTTTATTCTTAAATCTTAGTGTTAATAAGATAATGGATATTCCAACAGTGAGATTAAGTTTAGCTTCAATATCTAAAGTACTAGAACTATCAATAGCTGTATTAATATATAAAAAGAGACAGTCTCCTTTAATAAAAAGGTTTTCAACTCATTATAGAACTACAGCTGTTTATCATTCATTATTAGGTGCATTTTTTATGGGGACATTTATATTTAGTTTGAATTATATAGTGAATAGTAAAACAGATATATTTTTATATGAAATTTTATTATTTATTTTATTTATTATATACTTAGCATTAGGAATCTTAGACCAAATAGAGAGAATTAAGCTAATAAAGATTGAAAAAAAGTTTAATTTGCAAAAAGAATATGTAAACAATCTTGAAACTATAGTAAACATTATAAGAAGAGAAAAACATGATTTTGCTAATCATATTAATACAATTTATGCTATGTGCATGATAAACAAACCTAATACAGTGGAAAGAATAAAAAAATATTTAGAAAAATTATCTGTAAATTTAAAGGGTTCCTATCACTTTTATAGTACAGGGAATGATTATATCGATGGATTATTAGCCGTAAAAAGCAATTATGCCTTTGAAAATAATATTAATTTTGAAGTGGACTTCGAACAACCCTTAACATGTATATCGATAAGTGATAATGACCTGATTAGTATAATAAGTAATATTATAGATAATGCCTTTGAAGTATTAATTCACAAGCCTGATGACAGAGTAGTTTCTATAAGTACATATATTGAAAATCAAGAATTTTACTTATCTATTGCTAATAATGGAGAAAAGATACCTAAAGAGCTTTTATCTAAGATTTTTCAGGATGGATTTTCAACTAAAAAAAGCAATAAAGAAGATCATGGATTTGGACTATATATAGTAAAAAAGCTAGTTTCTAAGAATAGTGGAGAGATTACTGTATCTAGTAATGAGAATGAAACCGAATTCTTAATTAAATTTAAAGTCAGGAGTTTAGAGTATGAGGAAGCTAGCACAGAATATAGCTGA
- a CDS encoding cyclic lactone autoinducer peptide, producing MKKIIRKNVLHFLGIISIVVANTAASSTTMWFFNQVKCPKELLK from the coding sequence TTGAAAAAAATAATTAGAAAAAACGTATTACATTTCCTAGGGATAATCTCTATAGTTGTAGCTAATACTGCAGCGTCATCTACTACAATGTGGTTTTTTAACCAAGTAAAATGTCCAAAAGAATTACTCAAATAA